A part of Thermococcus sp. SY098 genomic DNA contains:
- the pcp gene encoding pyroglutamyl-peptidase I, with translation MKVLVTGFEPFGGENVNPSWEAVKMLPDVIENAEIVKYQLPVSFKKVKELLPDIISKEKPEVIILTGQAGGRVNVTVERVAINVMDSTKEDNDGYKPEDEPIFEDAPAAYFSTLPIKRIVKALRENKIPAMVSNTAGTYVCNTAMFTALHYVATNDLNAKAGFIHVPYIPEQVLEKNAPSMSLEMIKRAIEIAIRESLD, from the coding sequence ATGAAAGTTTTGGTCACTGGTTTTGAACCATTTGGAGGAGAAAATGTAAACCCCTCTTGGGAAGCTGTTAAAATGCTTCCAGATGTGATAGAAAATGCTGAAATTGTCAAGTATCAGCTCCCGGTCAGCTTCAAAAAAGTTAAGGAGCTTTTGCCAGATATCATCTCAAAGGAGAAGCCAGAGGTGATAATCCTAACGGGTCAAGCTGGAGGAAGAGTAAACGTAACAGTTGAGAGGGTTGCAATAAATGTTATGGATTCAACAAAAGAGGACAATGATGGATATAAACCAGAAGATGAGCCAATCTTTGAAGACGCTCCCGCAGCTTATTTCTCAACTCTGCCCATAAAACGAATTGTAAAAGCTTTGAGGGAAAATAAGATACCAGCAATGGTCTCAAATACTGCTGGAACTTATGTGTGCAACACTGCAATGTTTACAGCCCTCCACTATGTTGCTACAAATGATTTAAATGCCAAGGCTGGATTTATTCATGTTCCTTACATTCCAGAGCAAGTATTGGAGAAAAATGCCCCATCAATGTCGTTAGAAATGATAAAAAGAGCAATAGAAATCGCCATTAGAGAAAGTCTTGACTAA
- a CDS encoding DUF460 domain-containing protein, giving the protein MPILILGVDVISENPKRFAVVSWFNGRLEKKGEFTFYRLVRFIRAKRPDIIAMDNIHELGDELKKFLRALPQGTKLVQVTGRPGEQRSLWSLARENGIRVGDKFDPYEEAKVCALLASKGVGYEVLAFEDEVIIKVSRGRSQGKGGWSQDRYRRRVHNLIQNKVREIEETLRKADIPFDLEVEEKDYGLARGEFKVYASREELAGLIKPMHGGDVEIRIKPVERKSLEFVPLKSEKAIQVRKSVIVGLDPGITVGIAALDLDGNIVAVYSERNMAVSDIVRFISDIGHPIIIATDVNPAPGLVEKIARSFKAILYVPRESLRVEEKNELLRSLGISVDDDHQRDALAAAYKAYLRLKPKLEHVDAKLRELGLMRKSNEIKALVIQGYNLGEAIMKVKLRERPKEEIKVLPEEESVDVTPYMEKIKELEKTIEMLERENQELRAIIEEQKKRIEKLEDKLAYYDEEVRAKVIKSREIEIRDKRIAYLEKELREAKAIIEKLSRDLVLAKRMHLLELKGTAVPLKVLESLTWKEIERLERFAQIKKDDVIYVVNPSGAGKSIAEHLVEKGIRALISAKTLPGNVYGVLRENKVPVFYEDEIEVKRVDEFAIVDREELERAIEQKLAQWEEEDREKEIQEFLKLVEEYRIERIKELKRKAEEEG; this is encoded by the coding sequence ATGCCTATTCTCATACTTGGGGTTGATGTAATCAGTGAAAATCCAAAGAGGTTTGCTGTGGTTAGTTGGTTCAACGGAAGACTTGAGAAAAAGGGGGAGTTCACATTTTATAGGTTAGTCCGTTTTATCCGGGCAAAAAGGCCGGATATAATTGCAATGGACAACATCCATGAGCTTGGTGATGAATTAAAGAAGTTTCTAAGAGCTTTACCCCAGGGAACTAAGCTCGTTCAGGTCACTGGAAGGCCCGGAGAGCAACGATCTCTCTGGAGTCTGGCAAGGGAGAATGGAATTAGAGTTGGTGATAAGTTTGACCCATATGAGGAAGCTAAGGTTTGTGCCCTACTGGCATCTAAGGGAGTTGGCTATGAGGTTTTGGCATTTGAAGATGAAGTCATAATAAAGGTCTCCAGAGGTAGGAGTCAGGGAAAAGGCGGCTGGAGTCAAGACAGATATAGGAGAAGGGTTCATAACCTTATTCAAAATAAAGTCAGAGAAATTGAGGAAACACTGAGGAAGGCAGACATTCCTTTTGATTTGGAAGTTGAGGAGAAGGATTATGGTTTGGCAAGAGGGGAGTTTAAGGTCTATGCTTCAAGAGAGGAATTAGCGGGACTTATAAAGCCAATGCACGGTGGAGATGTTGAGATACGAATAAAGCCCGTGGAAAGAAAGAGCTTGGAGTTTGTGCCCTTGAAGAGCGAAAAAGCTATTCAAGTGAGGAAAAGCGTTATAGTTGGTCTCGATCCGGGAATAACCGTTGGAATAGCAGCTCTTGACTTGGATGGGAATATTGTAGCAGTTTACAGCGAAAGAAATATGGCGGTAAGCGATATTGTGAGGTTTATCTCCGATATTGGCCATCCAATAATTATCGCAACTGATGTTAACCCGGCTCCAGGTTTGGTTGAAAAAATCGCCCGTTCATTTAAAGCTATCCTTTATGTTCCGAGGGAGAGCTTGCGTGTAGAGGAAAAGAATGAGCTTTTGAGAAGCTTAGGCATCAGCGTCGATGATGATCATCAAAGAGACGCTCTGGCAGCTGCTTATAAGGCTTATTTAAGGTTAAAGCCAAAGCTTGAGCATGTTGATGCGAAGCTCAGAGAACTCGGATTAATGAGGAAGAGCAATGAGATTAAGGCCCTGGTTATTCAGGGATACAACCTCGGAGAGGCTATAATGAAAGTTAAGCTGAGAGAGAGACCAAAAGAGGAAATCAAAGTCCTCCCTGAAGAAGAAAGCGTTGATGTAACACCTTACATGGAGAAAATCAAGGAACTTGAGAAGACAATTGAAATGCTTGAGAGGGAAAATCAGGAGCTTAGAGCAATAATTGAAGAGCAGAAGAAAAGGATTGAAAAGCTTGAGGATAAGCTGGCATATTATGATGAAGAAGTTAGGGCTAAAGTAATTAAAAGCAGGGAGATTGAGATCAGGGACAAAAGGATTGCATACCTTGAGAAGGAACTCAGAGAGGCAAAAGCAATAATTGAAAAGCTCAGCAGAGACTTGGTTTTGGCAAAGAGAATGCACCTTCTTGAGCTTAAAGGAACAGCTGTGCCCCTTAAAGTTCTTGAGAGCCTAACATGGAAGGAGATAGAGAGGTTAGAGCGCTTTGCACAAATTAAAAAAGATGATGTAATCTATGTTGTCAATCCTTCAGGGGCTGGGAAGAGCATAGCTGAGCATCTTGTTGAAAAGGGAATCAGAGCTTTGATAAGTGCAAAAACTCTGCCAGGTAATGTTTATGGAGTGCTCAGAGAGAACAAAGTCCCGGTGTTTTATGAGGATGAAATTGAGGTTAAGAGAGTTGACGAGTTTGCAATAGTTGATAGGGAAGAGCTTGAAAGAGCAATAGAGCAGAAGTTAGCTCAGTGGGAAGAGGAGGACAGGGAGAAGGAAATTCAAGAGTTCTTGAAATTGGTTGAAGAATACCGTATTGAGAGAATTAAAGAGCTTAAGAGGAAGGCTGAGGAGGAAGGATGA
- a CDS encoding transcriptional regulator — MDTIRQLVKNHVLGNPIRLGIMLYLLPRGKVLFKELQKVLGVTPGNLDSHLKTLEKAGYVKLTKVFADRPRTAVEITEKGAEETGKYLRALKSILTRVI, encoded by the coding sequence ATGGATACCATTAGACAGCTGGTGAAAAACCATGTGCTTGGAAACCCCATTAGGTTAGGTATCATGCTCTACCTCCTGCCAAGGGGAAAGGTTCTGTTTAAGGAACTGCAAAAGGTTTTGGGTGTAACCCCCGGAAACTTAGACTCTCATTTAAAAACATTGGAGAAAGCAGGTTATGTAAAGCTGACAAAAGTCTTTGCAGACAGACCAAGGACTGCTGTTGAAATAACAGAGAAAGGAGCTGAAGAAACGGGGAAATACTTGAGAGCTTTAAAATCAATCCTCACTAGAGTCATATAA
- a CDS encoding radical SAM protein: MMKIEELYQKEGNKIRCLVCERQCIIAEGKSGVCKNYANLNGKLIHIGYGKLSAVESRPIEIKPFFHYYPNSTALTFSGFGCNFYCPWCQNYHLSFSEPPRELRIISPKELVDLALKAGDEGLCASFNEPATLYTYLLDVFELGKKRGLYGCLVTNGYFTIKALERLIESGVSGFSIDIKGCPGIKVLTTVDHKKVFRNAKKALDLNVHVEMVYLVVTNANDFKECYSWIFKMHSEMLGENVPLHINRYYPMNYWREKSTSVRTLLALKGIAQKEYNINYVYLGNIGSIEHETTYCPKCGKKLIVRFGYRVVEWNLTKDNRCPRCGEKIPIYGKANIIF, translated from the coding sequence ATGATGAAAATTGAAGAACTTTATCAAAAAGAAGGCAACAAAATTAGATGCCTTGTTTGTGAGAGGCAGTGCATAATTGCTGAAGGAAAGAGTGGGGTGTGCAAAAACTATGCTAACTTGAATGGTAAATTGATCCACATCGGTTACGGAAAATTAAGTGCAGTCGAGAGCAGGCCAATTGAAATAAAGCCTTTCTTCCATTACTATCCGAACAGCACGGCTTTGACTTTTTCTGGTTTTGGCTGTAACTTTTACTGCCCTTGGTGTCAAAACTACCATCTGAGCTTCTCTGAGCCTCCTCGGGAATTAAGGATAATTTCTCCAAAAGAACTTGTGGATTTAGCCTTGAAAGCTGGAGATGAGGGCTTATGTGCAAGCTTTAACGAACCTGCAACGCTTTACACCTACCTTCTGGATGTCTTTGAACTTGGAAAAAAGAGAGGCCTTTATGGTTGCCTTGTCACGAATGGCTATTTCACTATTAAAGCTTTGGAAAGACTAATCGAAAGCGGTGTCTCCGGCTTCAGCATTGACATCAAGGGCTGTCCGGGGATAAAGGTTCTTACAACAGTTGATCACAAGAAAGTGTTCAGAAATGCAAAGAAGGCCTTGGATTTGAATGTCCACGTTGAGATGGTTTACCTTGTTGTTACAAATGCTAACGATTTTAAAGAATGCTACAGTTGGATCTTTAAGATGCACTCCGAAATGCTTGGAGAGAATGTTCCTCTCCACATAAACCGCTATTATCCAATGAACTACTGGAGGGAAAAGTCAACTTCTGTTAGAACGCTTTTAGCCCTCAAAGGAATTGCTCAGAAAGAGTACAACATAAACTACGTTTACCTTGGCAACATTGGTTCGATAGAGCATGAGACAACTTATTGTCCAAAATGCGGTAAAAAGCTCATCGTTCGATTTGGTTATAGAGTTGTTGAATGGAATCTGACAAAAGACAATAGATGTCCAAGATGTGGAGAGAAGATTCCGATTTATGGAAAAGCCAACATAATCTTTTGA
- a CDS encoding TIGR00269 family protein — translation MKCSKCGREAVYHARYEGKYYCHKHFNEMVEKKVKQTVRKYRMIKRGERIAVGVSGGKDSVVLLHLLAKLRKKFPFEIVAITIDEGIEGYRPPSVEIAKRNAELLGIEHHVYSFKEYIGFTLDETVQIMGSFEKGERVGACSYCGVWRRWLLNYAAQDVQADKLAIGLNLDDEAQVFLMNIMRGDIARLGRTGPYYEVIHEDLVPRIKPLREVPEKEIVLYAVLNNIEVDFSECPYAVEAFRAEIRDWLNEMEERHPGTKYQILRSYDKLFPILAKHYAKRELNRCKICGQPTTGEICKACQFKLQVQKKAKELGLTFKVE, via the coding sequence ATGAAGTGCTCGAAGTGTGGGAGAGAAGCTGTTTATCACGCTCGTTACGAAGGCAAATACTACTGCCACAAACACTTCAACGAAATGGTTGAGAAAAAAGTAAAGCAGACTGTGAGGAAGTATAGAATGATTAAGCGCGGCGAGAGGATAGCCGTTGGAGTGAGTGGTGGAAAAGATAGTGTTGTTCTCCTGCATCTTTTAGCCAAGCTTAGGAAGAAGTTTCCTTTTGAAATTGTGGCCATAACAATAGACGAGGGAATTGAAGGTTACAGACCGCCAAGCGTTGAGATAGCAAAGAGAAATGCAGAGCTTTTGGGAATAGAACACCATGTCTATTCCTTCAAGGAATACATCGGCTTCACCCTTGATGAAACAGTTCAAATAATGGGGAGCTTTGAGAAGGGAGAGAGGGTTGGTGCTTGCTCTTATTGTGGGGTATGGAGGAGATGGTTGCTCAACTACGCGGCCCAAGATGTTCAAGCAGATAAATTAGCTATTGGATTAAACTTAGATGATGAGGCACAAGTATTCTTGATGAACATAATGCGCGGAGACATTGCGAGATTGGGGAGAACTGGGCCGTATTATGAAGTTATTCACGAAGATTTAGTCCCGAGAATTAAGCCCCTAAGAGAGGTTCCAGAAAAGGAAATTGTTCTCTACGCTGTTTTAAATAACATTGAGGTTGATTTCAGCGAATGTCCATATGCCGTTGAGGCATTCAGAGCCGAAATAAGAGACTGGCTGAATGAGATGGAGGAGAGACATCCGGGAACGAAATATCAAATTTTAAGGAGCTATGATAAACTCTTTCCAATTTTGGCAAAACACTATGCGAAGAGAGAGCTGAACCGCTGCAAGATTTGCGGACAGCCGACGACTGGAGAGATATGCAAGGCATGTCAGTTCAAACTGCAGGTGCAGAAGAAGGCTAAAGAGCTTGGCTTAACATTTAAAGTGGAATAA
- a CDS encoding TIGR00725 family protein — MIQIAIAGSSDEKPLEKAERKAREFARELGKYKDEVVLLTGGRGGIMKIVSEEFRKAGRIVVGILPERQEGNEFNTIRIKTGMDFAERSAIMINSADVLVVLGGGIGTMVEALMAYDYGTPLIIVTDTGYSSDRLELLAKDGYFDHKRIVKVHFVDNPRDAVKLALKLKKTERLAEV; from the coding sequence ATGATTCAAATAGCAATAGCGGGCTCAAGTGATGAGAAACCACTGGAAAAGGCAGAGAGAAAGGCGAGAGAATTTGCAAGAGAGCTTGGGAAGTACAAAGATGAGGTAGTCTTATTAACTGGAGGCAGAGGCGGAATTATGAAAATCGTCAGTGAGGAATTCAGGAAAGCCGGAAGGATTGTAGTTGGAATACTTCCAGAGAGGCAAGAAGGCAATGAGTTCAACACAATAAGGATAAAAACTGGAATGGACTTTGCAGAGAGGAGTGCCATAATGATAAACTCTGCAGATGTTTTGGTGGTGTTGGGAGGAGGTATCGGCACAATGGTAGAAGCATTAATGGCATATGACTACGGCACTCCACTTATCATCGTTACAGATACCGGATACTCAAGTGACAGGCTTGAATTATTAGCCAAAGATGGCTACTTCGACCATAAAAGAATTGTAAAAGTTCACTTTGTAGACAATCCAAGAGATGCCGTAAAATTGGCATTGAAACTCAAAAAAACTGAAAGATTAGCTGAAGTTTAA
- a CDS encoding site-2 protease family protein, translating to MNLWTVLIIILAFWGTIYVLFGRKEEEEEGLAVDMFVIMWRTKKLLGFIDKIALKYKRFWKAYGTIGIIVGFGGMAFVFYMLIKSALIAIKAKAQVAGVQLVIPGVTIPLWYGLIGLIVVMVVHELSHGVVARAEDLPLKSVGLVLFFVIPGAFVEPDEEELKKVPLVKRLRVYAAGSMANIVTALLALMLLNYALAPVLQPAGVEIVKFDPKGPAINYLHEGDIIIGIDEHQIKTIEDFLNFMNTTKPGQVIAIEVLRNNKKITVKVPLGENPNNPEKGYLGVYPSQYVVSTLGHENVILPLAFALYWIYILNLGIGLMNLFPLIPLDGGRMLDETLKEYLPEKIAKPISFAFIGIGVLLLAINLIPAIRNLIG from the coding sequence ATGAATCTTTGGACAGTCCTTATTATCATCCTTGCATTCTGGGGAACCATCTATGTTCTCTTTGGAAGAAAAGAAGAAGAGGAGGAAGGCTTAGCGGTTGATATGTTTGTGATAATGTGGCGTACAAAAAAGCTTCTTGGATTTATAGATAAGATTGCTCTGAAATACAAGCGTTTCTGGAAAGCTTATGGAACAATTGGAATTATCGTAGGATTTGGAGGAATGGCGTTCGTCTTCTACATGTTAATAAAATCCGCCCTTATTGCGATAAAAGCTAAAGCCCAAGTCGCTGGAGTTCAGCTCGTAATTCCCGGTGTCACAATACCACTGTGGTATGGTTTGATTGGTCTAATTGTTGTAATGGTTGTCCATGAGCTGAGTCATGGGGTTGTTGCGAGAGCCGAAGATTTGCCCTTAAAATCTGTTGGACTTGTCCTGTTCTTTGTAATCCCCGGTGCTTTTGTTGAGCCTGATGAGGAGGAACTAAAAAAGGTACCCCTTGTCAAAAGACTAAGAGTTTATGCCGCTGGTTCAATGGCCAACATTGTCACCGCTCTGCTTGCTCTTATGCTCCTTAATTATGCCTTAGCCCCAGTTCTTCAGCCTGCAGGTGTTGAGATAGTAAAATTTGATCCGAAAGGCCCAGCCATAAACTATCTCCACGAAGGGGACATAATAATTGGAATAGACGAACATCAAATAAAGACCATTGAAGATTTCTTAAACTTCATGAACACAACAAAGCCCGGACAGGTTATAGCAATAGAAGTCTTACGAAATAATAAAAAGATTACTGTCAAAGTACCTCTTGGAGAAAACCCAAACAACCCTGAGAAAGGATATCTGGGGGTTTATCCCTCTCAGTACGTGGTGTCAACATTGGGACACGAAAACGTCATTCTCCCATTAGCATTTGCTCTGTATTGGATTTACATCCTAAACCTCGGAATCGGTCTGATGAACCTCTTCCCATTAATACCTCTTGATGGCGGCAGAATGCTCGATGAAACACTAAAAGAGTACCTCCCAGAGAAAATTGCAAAGCCAATAAGCTTTGCTTTCATTGGCATTGGAGTTTTGCTGCTCGCAATAAACCTAATTCCCGCCATAAGGAACTTAATAGGGTGA
- a CDS encoding nucleotide sugar dehydrogenase translates to MKLLGLEREDIKRVFKEGKVTIAVYGLGKMGLPLAAVFADHGANVIGVDINEKVVEMVNMGENHVKEEPGLSELVKKNVEEERLKATTDGVWAAKQADVMIIIVPTLADERGNLNLDFVYDVAHKIAKGLEKGDIVITEATMPPGTTESLTPILEESGLKLGEFGLAHAPERTMSGTAIRDITGQYPKIVGASDEKTLEAVIGIYETINKKGVIPMSSIKAAEAVKVFEGIYRDVNIALANELALWCEEHGLDALEIFNAANTQPYCHLHIPGAGVGGHCIPIYPWFVINLAKKTNPRLIKTAREINDSMPHHMVELTIKGLNEVGKALKGSNILVLGLTFRGGVKEFTKSPAIPIIKELKEWGAKVYAYDPLCTPEDAKRFGAEWKEDFKDIDAIIIVTDHKEFKNLDLDKIAKDMNNKIIIDGRNILDAKKAEKNGFIYYRVGRVI, encoded by the coding sequence ATGAAGCTTCTTGGCTTGGAGAGAGAGGATATTAAGCGGGTTTTTAAAGAGGGCAAAGTTACAATAGCTGTTTATGGTCTCGGGAAGATGGGTCTTCCCCTAGCGGCTGTTTTTGCTGATCATGGTGCTAATGTGATTGGCGTTGATATTAACGAGAAAGTTGTTGAAATGGTAAATATGGGAGAGAATCACGTTAAGGAAGAACCAGGGTTATCCGAATTAGTCAAGAAGAACGTTGAAGAGGAACGATTAAAAGCTACAACTGACGGTGTTTGGGCGGCAAAACAAGCGGATGTGATGATTATTATCGTCCCCACCCTTGCAGACGAAAGAGGCAATCTAAATCTTGATTTTGTTTATGATGTTGCTCACAAAATTGCAAAAGGCTTGGAAAAGGGAGACATTGTTATTACAGAAGCAACAATGCCTCCCGGAACTACAGAAAGCTTAACCCCAATTTTAGAAGAAAGCGGTCTTAAGCTTGGCGAGTTTGGCCTTGCTCACGCTCCCGAGCGAACAATGAGCGGAACTGCAATCAGAGACATTACCGGCCAGTATCCTAAAATAGTAGGGGCAAGTGACGAGAAAACCTTGGAAGCAGTTATCGGCATATATGAGACAATAAACAAGAAGGGAGTCATCCCAATGAGTTCTATAAAAGCAGCTGAGGCTGTAAAAGTCTTTGAAGGCATTTACAGGGACGTTAACATTGCCTTGGCTAATGAATTAGCTTTGTGGTGTGAAGAGCATGGCTTAGACGCTCTGGAAATCTTTAACGCTGCAAATACCCAGCCCTACTGCCACTTACACATTCCCGGCGCTGGGGTTGGTGGGCATTGCATTCCAATATACCCATGGTTCGTCATCAACTTAGCCAAAAAGACGAATCCACGCTTGATTAAGACTGCCAGAGAGATCAATGATTCAATGCCTCATCACATGGTTGAGTTGACTATTAAAGGCTTAAATGAGGTTGGAAAGGCCTTGAAAGGAAGCAATATCCTCGTTTTAGGCCTAACTTTCAGAGGAGGAGTTAAAGAATTCACGAAAAGCCCAGCAATTCCAATAATCAAAGAACTCAAAGAATGGGGGGCCAAAGTTTACGCTTACGATCCATTATGCACTCCAGAAGATGCAAAGCGTTTTGGAGCAGAATGGAAAGAAGACTTCAAAGACATAGACGCAATAATCATAGTAACCGACCATAAAGAATTCAAAAACTTAGATTTAGACAAAATAGCAAAGGATATGAACAACAAGATAATAATAGATGGGAGGAATATTTTAGATGCAAAAAAAGCCGAAAAAAATGGATTCATTTATTATCGTGTTGGACGAGTAATATAG
- a CDS encoding UDP-N-acetylglucosamine 3-dehydrogenase gives MIRVGVVGVGMMGQHHARVYSELAKEGKVELVGIADINFERAKEIARRFNTTPYPDYKELAKERLDAVSIVVPTSLHRQVALEFINRSINVLVEKPIADSIENAEAIIQAAEENDIILMVGHIERFNPAVLKLKELIERGELGKLVTISAKRVGPMAARIRDVGIIIDLGVHDIDVISYLFGEPVRTVYARAGNVVHPAGVEDHALITLGFEDGSGIVETNWLTPHKTRTLTVVGTGGIAYMDYIEQRLKLFNDEWVKDAKINKREPLRNELEHFIECVEEKKTPLIDGYAGLHALKVALLAQKSARTGKVMEVE, from the coding sequence ATGATTCGCGTTGGCGTTGTAGGTGTCGGAATGATGGGTCAGCATCACGCAAGAGTTTATTCAGAATTAGCAAAAGAAGGAAAAGTCGAACTCGTTGGAATTGCTGACATAAACTTTGAACGGGCAAAAGAGATAGCGAGACGCTTTAACACGACACCCTATCCAGATTATAAGGAGCTCGCCAAAGAGAGGCTTGATGCTGTGAGCATAGTTGTACCAACAAGTCTTCATCGACAAGTTGCATTAGAGTTTATAAATAGGAGTATTAATGTTTTAGTGGAGAAACCAATCGCAGATAGCATAGAAAATGCTGAGGCTATAATACAAGCTGCTGAAGAGAATGACATAATTCTAATGGTCGGTCATATTGAAAGGTTTAACCCAGCCGTTCTAAAACTCAAAGAGCTTATAGAGAGAGGCGAGCTTGGTAAGCTCGTAACGATAAGTGCAAAACGTGTTGGGCCTATGGCTGCAAGGATAAGAGACGTTGGAATCATAATTGATCTTGGCGTCCATGACATAGACGTGATAAGCTACCTCTTTGGAGAGCCTGTAAGGACCGTCTATGCGAGAGCTGGAAATGTTGTTCATCCTGCTGGCGTTGAAGATCACGCTTTGATAACCCTTGGCTTTGAGGATGGTAGTGGAATAGTGGAGACTAACTGGCTTACCCCTCACAAAACAAGAACCCTAACTGTAGTTGGGACTGGCGGAATAGCTTACATGGACTACATAGAACAGAGACTTAAGCTCTTTAATGATGAATGGGTTAAAGATGCCAAAATAAACAAGAGAGAGCCCCTTAGAAACGAGCTAGAGCATTTCATAGAATGTGTGGAGGAGAAAAAAACACCTCTCATTGATGGCTATGCGGGACTTCATGCCTTAAAAGTTGCACTTCTAGCTCAGAAAAGCGCTAGGACTGGTAAAGTCATGGAGGTTGAGTGA
- a CDS encoding DegT/DnrJ/EryC1/StrS family aminotransferase produces MRQIPIAKPLIGDEEINAVVEVLKSGMLAYGDIVKAFEKEFAEYLGAKYGVATCNGTTALDVALKALKIKEGDEVITTPFTFIASANSILFQGAKPVFADIDPKTFNLDPNDVLEKINNKTRAILVVHLYGQPADMKAFKEIAEDYKLYLIEDCAQAHGAEFEGQKVGTFGDIAAFSFYPTKNMTTGEGGMIVTNDDEIARRAKLLINHGQTKKYYHEELGYNLRMTNIAAAIGRAQLKKLDEWNAKRIENAKLLTEGISKIKGLTPPYVDLRVKHVFHQYVIKVEDDFPLNRDEFAQKLRERGIGTGVHYPMPVHWQPLYQKLGYPKDCCPNAIEASRRVLSLPVHPAVSREDIAYIIQTLKELSS; encoded by the coding sequence ATGAGACAAATCCCAATTGCCAAGCCCTTAATCGGAGATGAGGAGATAAACGCTGTTGTTGAAGTTTTAAAAAGCGGAATGTTAGCCTATGGAGATATTGTAAAAGCCTTTGAAAAAGAATTCGCCGAATATTTGGGTGCAAAATATGGAGTGGCAACCTGTAATGGGACAACAGCCCTCGACGTGGCACTGAAAGCCCTAAAAATTAAAGAAGGAGATGAGGTTATCACGACACCCTTTACTTTCATTGCCTCTGCCAACTCAATACTCTTCCAGGGAGCAAAGCCCGTTTTTGCTGACATTGATCCAAAAACATTCAACCTCGACCCTAATGACGTTTTGGAGAAAATTAACAATAAGACGAGAGCAATTCTCGTGGTTCACCTCTATGGGCAGCCGGCTGACATGAAGGCATTCAAAGAGATTGCCGAGGATTACAAGCTTTACCTCATTGAGGATTGTGCACAAGCTCACGGTGCTGAGTTCGAAGGTCAAAAGGTTGGCACTTTTGGTGACATTGCAGCCTTCAGCTTCTACCCAACAAAAAACATGACTACAGGAGAAGGCGGGATGATTGTCACCAACGATGACGAAATAGCGAGAAGAGCTAAGCTTTTGATAAACCATGGGCAAACAAAGAAGTACTATCATGAAGAACTCGGCTATAATTTGAGGATGACCAATATTGCTGCGGCAATTGGTAGGGCTCAGCTCAAAAAGCTCGACGAGTGGAATGCTAAAAGAATTGAGAATGCAAAACTTCTAACTGAGGGAATAAGCAAGATTAAGGGGTTAACTCCACCATACGTTGATCTCAGAGTTAAGCATGTATTCCACCAGTACGTTATCAAAGTTGAAGATGACTTTCCACTAAATAGGGACGAATTTGCCCAAAAACTCAGAGAAAGAGGAATCGGAACTGGAGTTCACTATCCAATGCCTGTTCATTGGCAACCTTTGTATCAAAAGCTCGGCTACCCAAAGGACTGCTGTCCAAATGCAATTGAGGCATCAAGGAGAGTACTGAGTCTGCCAGTACACCCAGCCGTAAGCAGGGAAGATATCGCTTATATAATTCAAACCCTCAAAGAACTTTCCTCTTAA
- a CDS encoding acyltransferase: MSQKYFVHPTAVVEEGAEIGEGTRIWHFAHVRKGAKIGKNCNIGKDVYIDVGVEIGNNVKIQNGVSVYRGVKVEDDVFLGPHMTFTNDLYPRAFNEDWELVPTLVKKGASIGAHATIVCGVTIGEYAMVGAGAVVTKDVPPFGLVYGNPARLKGFVCYCGRKLKEKIDEDEHHIIFKCSHCGKKVKIRKEDYERYLKEKDL, translated from the coding sequence GTGTCTCAAAAGTATTTCGTTCATCCGACGGCTGTGGTTGAAGAGGGGGCTGAAATTGGTGAAGGGACGAGGATTTGGCATTTTGCGCATGTAAGAAAGGGTGCCAAAATTGGAAAGAACTGCAACATTGGAAAAGACGTTTATATTGACGTTGGAGTTGAAATAGGAAACAACGTAAAAATCCAGAATGGAGTGAGCGTTTATCGTGGAGTGAAAGTTGAGGACGATGTCTTCCTCGGCCCACACATGACCTTCACAAACGACCTTTACCCAAGAGCCTTCAACGAGGATTGGGAGCTTGTACCAACTTTAGTTAAAAAAGGCGCCTCAATAGGAGCCCACGCGACAATAGTTTGTGGAGTAACAATTGGCGAATACGCAATGGTCGGTGCCGGAGCTGTTGTCACCAAAGACGTTCCACCCTTCGGATTAGTTTACGGCAACCCCGCAAGATTAAAGGGTTTCGTCTGCTACTGCGGGAGAAAATTAAAAGAGAAAATTGACGAGGATGAACACCACATAATCTTCAAATGCTCCCACTGTGGAAAAAAAGTCAAAATAAGAAAAGAAGATTATGAACGATACTTGAAAGAAAAAGACTTGTGA